The following proteins are encoded in a genomic region of Arachis ipaensis cultivar K30076 chromosome B02, Araip1.1, whole genome shotgun sequence:
- the LOC107627472 gene encoding fatty acyl-CoA reductase 3-like produces MPQDDATRILLCSLLFSILIHCTGGSIISSIIHVLCFISLIRAKVYGWPNTYVFTKAIAEMLVEQMKETISVVILRPAIVTSTFKEPFPGWVEGVITIDSLGVAYGKGKLTCFLGNINGVVDVIPADMVVNAILVAMVAHAYHPSDAIYHVGSSVRNPVRYANLQDYAFGYFTAKPWINKDGTPVKVAQITVLTNMASFRRYMFIHYVFWLKGLELANIAFCRYFQRRYEELNRKIQIVMRLVELYRPYLFFNGIFDDMNTEKLRVAATQGGVETDLFCFDPKVISWDDYFMNTHIPGLVKYIFK; encoded by the exons ATGCCTCAAGATGATGCTACACGAATCC TGCTCTGCTCTTTGCTTTTCTCAATTCTCATACATTGTACGGGTGGTTCAATCATCAGCTCCATTATTCACGTATTATGTTTTATATCATTGATCAGGGCAAAGGTGTATGGTTGGCCAAATACGTACGTATTTACAAAAGCAATAGCTGAAATGCTTGTAGAACAAATGAAAGAAACTATTTCGGTTGTTATTTTGCGTCCTGCCATTGTTACAAGTACATTCAAAGAACCTTTTCCTGGCTGGGTTGAAGGTGTAAt AACAATTGATAGTTTAGGTGTTGCTTATGGGAAAGGAAAACTAACATGCTTCCTTGGAAACATCAATGGAGTTGTGGATGTG ATACCAGCAGACATGGTGGTGAATGCAATACTGGTGGCCATGGTGGCCCACGCATATCATCCAAGTGATGCCATATACCATGTGGGTTCCTCTGTTAGAAACCCTGTTAGATACGCTAATCTCCAAGACTATGCATTTGGGTATTTCACTGCAAAACCTTGGATAAACAAAGATGGAACACCTGTCAAGGTTGCCCAAATTACTGTCCTCACCAACATGGCTAGCTTCCGCAGATATATGTTCATTCACTACGTCTTTTGGTTGAAG GGACTTGAACTGGCCAATATAGCATTTTGCAGGTACTTTCAGCGAAGATATGAAGAGCTGAATAGGAAGATCCAAATTGTGATGCGGTTGGTGGAGCTTTATAGGCCTTACTTGTTCTTCAATGGCAT ATTTGATGATATGAACACAGAGAAGCTGCGAGTGGCAGCAACACAAGGAGGGGTAGAGACAGATTTGTTTTGCTTCGATCCTAAAGTCATCAGTTGGGATGATTACTTTATGAACACTCATATCCCAGGCCTCGTCAAGTACATTTTCAAGTGA